One genomic region from Leishmania panamensis strain MHOM/PA/94/PSC-1 chromosome 10 sequence encodes:
- a CDS encoding hypothetical protein (TriTrypDB/GeneDB-style sysID: LpmP.10.0270) — MPFISLQGSHSAALDGEGPHLAHRRRPSSSAPSSASSRSSSQGKPSSVHCASSPLATPVIVGATSSERRNGEKKSRHKKARQGEDATREITCPPPPAPQQRQPHELSRGTTAPTPLQQRFSEVELQFQLEQDRAQRSALAPHDIANLILWCVPAPVPIIESPRVFFIKNKSYVRNAVVIYVNGWSYDEMLCTGVGLPRTRGEAHHHSAPQEQATPPHSTATNDSTTGHAVESTATAANAKDDDDSTAHWDKELCSAMLRPVREGRCWARQSRGAGCAGGVQYCPLFIPSTRNELEKDLWWRNDALGRLRSSSAASSSAVNRFHPNFRRGGEERDGSDVHCASPAVRDARGVGTMFQQALQAHAKSGTADGAASGDISVMAASPPAAASPTFASDAFQQYQHLWANRDLLQQYALHLPEHTAELHELGFTLAPPPESTAAAPAADKETALQGGNGVGGAQDSWVSFPAPSTTATADATSATGRGVRVVAFDCEMVQIEGGESALARATLVDVLTGSVVLDLLVKPRQRITDYRTRFSGIDAAMLEPVSTTLADCQQALQRLVDTQTFVVGHSLENDFKACKCIPNCYVLDTTRLFPHPAGLPYKNALRFLAQRYLQRRIQQGPHNSATDAVVSAELTQLKLINGPSFGVRPRVSVLGCITEADPNVQIYLFDDAVTLTSLLPAPQSNASSATYGETSGGTVPSAPPSSAASSGRIDAVPVRHDEDAMRKAVRALQRRVSQQAHEAAAVANGTDGDKAASHKPSFSLFWVQLTQAKVDVTLPPAQPSAPFPAVAAGEESETGEKTPFAGVFRSCDTSSARMVAQFRRVHDTNRRVLQIIEACPDETIIVVLTGRCDGEAGGNHFSRAQGTCFAFVKDRGAPGPRADELTKLTDESSGSALPRESAAAVPHHVGIKTAMIDSTPRACQQQ; from the coding sequence ATGCCTTTCATTTCCCTTCAAGGCTCTCACTCCGCGGCACTCGACGGCGAGGGACCACACCTGGCACATCGAAGACGTCCCTCGTCATCCGCGCCTTCCTCTGCCAGCAGCCGTAGCAGCAGTCAAGGCAAGCCCAGCAGCGTGCACTGTGCGTCCTCTCCATTGGCAACCCCCGTCATTGTCGGCGCCACCTCATCAGAACGCAGAAATGGTGAGAAGAAGAGCCGACACAAAAAAGCGCGGCAGGGAGAAGATGCCACGAGGGAGATAACGTGcccacctccgccggcaccgcagcagcgccagccccaCGAGCTGAGCCGTGGCACTACTGCTCCAactccgctgcagcagcgcttctcTGAAGTGGAGCTGCAGTTCCAGCTCGAGCAAGACCGTGCGCAGCGCTCAGCGCTTGCACCACACGACATTGCCAACCTCATTCTCTGGTGTGTGCCGGCGCCAGTCCCGATCATCGAGTCGCCACGCGTTTTCTTTATCAAGAACAAGTCGTACGTGCGTAACGCCGTTGTCATCTACGTGAACGGCTGGTCGTATGATGAGATGCTGTGCACCGGCGTCGGTCTTCCGAGAACGCGCGGTGAGGCGCATCACCACAGCGCTCCCCAAGAGCAAGCCACCCCACCGCACTCGACGGCCACGAATGACAGCACCACGGGTCATGCTGTGGAGAGCACCGCAACGGCAGCGAATGCAAAGGACGATGATGATTCGACTGCGCACTGGGACAAGGAGCTGTGCAGTGCTATGCTGCGTCCGGTGCGAGAGGGCCGATGCTGGGCGCGCCAGAGTCGTGGAGCGGGTTGTGCTGGCGGGGTGCAGTACTGCCCACTCTTCATTCCAAGCACCCGCAATGAACTGGAGAAGGACCTGTGGTGGCGCAACGACGCGCTGGGCCGGCTAAGATCCTCTTCGGCTGCCTCGTCCTCAGCGGTGAATCGCTTCCACCCAAACTTCCGTCGCGgcggtgaggagagggacggGTCGGATGTCCATTGCGCGAGCCCCGCCGTCAGGGATGCCCGCGGCGTCGGTACCATGTTTCAACAGGCATTACAGGCACACGCGAAGTCGGGCACAGCCGACGGCGCAGCCTCCGGGGATATCTCTGTGATGGCCGCATCGCCCCCAGCAGCGGCCTCGCCTACCTTCGCATCGGACGCCTTCCAGCAGTACCAGCACCTCTGGGCGAATCGGGACCTTCTTCAGCAGTACGCCTTGCACCTCCCCGAGCACACAGCTGAGCTGCACGAGTTAGGCTTCACCcttgcgcctcctccagagTCGACGGCTGCCGCGCCTGCGGCTGACAAGGAAACTGCCCTGCAAGGGGGCAACGGCGTGGGAGGTGCACAGGACAGCTGGGTGAGCTTCCCAGCGCcttccaccactgccacagCAGACGCCACCTCCGCGACAGGGCGAGGGGTGAGGGTTGTCGCTTTTGATTGTGAGATGGTGCAGATCGAGGGCGGTGAGAGTGCGCTGGCTCGAGCGACGCTAGTAGACGTGCTGACGGGCAGCGTGGTGCTGGATCTGCTCGTCAAGCCACGTCAGCGCATTACAGATTATCGGACTCGCTTCAGCGGCATTGATGCCGCGATGCTCGAGCCCGTCTCCACCACCCTCGCAGACTGCCAGCAGGCGCTACAGCGCCTTGTCGACACGCAGACCTTTGTGGTCGGCCACAGCCTCGAGAACGACTTCAAGGCATGCAAGTGCATCCCCAACTGCTACGTGCTGGACACAACGCGGTTGTTCCCACATCCGGCAGGACTTCCCTACAAGAACGCCCTGCGCTTCCTCGCCCAGCGCTACCTTCAGCGACGCATTCAGCAAGGCCCGCACAACAGTGCCACTGACGCCGTGGTGAGCGCGGAGCTGACGCAGCTGAAGCTCATCAACGGCCCCTCCTTTGGCGTGCGACCGCGCGTGAGCGTCTTGGGTTGCATCACCGAGGCGGACCCGAATGTTCAGATTTACCTGttcgacgacgccgtcacGCTGACTTCCCTCCTGCCCGCACCGCAGAGCAACGCCTCCTCTGCAACTTACGGAGAGACGAGCGGGGGCACGGTGCCAAGTGCGCCTCCATCATCTGCAGCAAGCTCAGGTCGTATTGATGCCGTGCCCGTGCGTCATGATGAGGACGCGATGCGCAAAGCTGTGCGtgctctgcagcgccgcgtgaGCCAGCAGGCCCAtgaagctgccgccgttgccaaCGGCACCGATGGCGACAAGGCCGCATCACACAAGCCAagcttctctctgttctgGGTTCAGTTAACACAAGCGAAGGTGGATGTGACTCTGCCGCCAGCACAACCATCGGCGCCGTTccctgcggtggcagcaggagaggaaagcgagacTGGCGAGAAAACGCCATTCGCTGGGGTCTTCAGGAGCTGTGACACGAGCTCTGCGCGCATGGTAGCGCAGTTCCGCAGGGTGCACGACACGAACCGCCGCGTGCTGCAGATAATTGAGGCCTGCCCGGATGAGACAATCATCGTCGTGTTGACGGGCCGCTGCGATGGGGAGGCTGGAGGAAACCACTTCTCGCGTGCACAGGGCACATGCTTTGCGTTCGTGAAGGACAGAGGCGCCCCTGGCCCGCGGGCAGACGAGCTGACCAAGCTGACCGACGAGAGCAGCGGGAGCGCACTGCCGCGTgagtcggcggcggcggtgcctcaTCATGTGGGCATCAAGACTGCCATGATTGACAGCACACCTCGCGCctgccagcagcagtaa
- a CDS encoding hypothetical protein (TriTrypDB/GeneDB-style sysID: LpmP.10.0280): protein MGSVAHGNGSAAARSPAPPSTTTFSANADTPIAETEAGAGTFSSTAAAATLDLPQSEEEVTNYVLYDGLPHVGPASRRAQQRQSEAYYRFQHRIHERTEAAHALVLSANPLSLSVMDSQLRLYRWRVTQAQTLTEATSILQDYVVETAKHGYRVRRRASPLRQSRYAHGRGRATLKQRAQEELERLGLKDTVQDSAGASADGTRMGRGAIAARRHPNDSGASDRHPDQEAEEEEEEGLDDAALKDDVESALPPPPPDTLPRLVLVDAFTHEDLGDIARHVRFVDQEYGLEMLLVLLLPNDAGMMTVSMQGAGFVVTPTHHITMEDAYAAGYDLVLAHSMDNLLVDFFTSEFVSSVGRWRNDVRSKAAVGNYMSLRSVLLGGLDMDALQRLAWDNRVDDAGVLEVLGAQSLSTQGGAQRYGEASRNLLQQQGGAEAEVGAKCSGSGASRCSRSGSVESDADLAQSQGEPILGVGVPRLRRRPTSVAHFGVRLPANQHALHEPILSFSTKRDVFASVMTQEVYPWYSHSRRRCHTSEVGDGAGGAEDDVDVSKHQQRLLQEALEKELGRLLAENESKQASIDAMQEEVERLHRTVAVLRRHHSGAPGAAGDGVNAKTLPERPDSGSTVHLSKQQQVYILKERLEMANDRIMTLLKGGRPSGAPTSPRRRGGRRFSGGSRRPGGGRAGITAQSPEQTSRSRTYSPLLINAIVREAEQMTALDSDANLSLTQLELHLQEMKAASNNAASKAAAGQKQRREREAADRVIRSLQLELKELQGRLDDTDFGNSQTAAESSDGLQARMAGRLQAALEVLEAQTLRIRHLEELRQMDQLLLSATLSQESAKGQKKGAGSNRSPTAGIVGASDNTDDGDRNSSSSADVDEVDALASRRGAARGHRAQRPRATSKKAAKPRFGVESVPAGKKGVAGSGAGAAASTYFTKGGANAVKVIDSDSTQREGMEEAVARRTEAAVQDAVTSLQRSHRQQLAALLQVCKTQLTRVALKLQKPSTSAYAALLQEELSRAEQDRHSAWMRLQFTLNGLGPDQYDATLANGALSSAAAATAPLGALTAMVTPGLDATDIAAAAGPLDGANAVPIGAVTDPQVRCVAASIAREYAAYGLRVAYMTSELQRVKQAMMTSQGHQPESAAAAMPVVADVSPEQLLSACQAAKTYVQATIEGCGSTQAYLEAVQAELVTEQQLRPWCDVKSQQLFSAAHTTPSPSCMVLVPSTLHLAASTSSAAGTQNHALDNAPPWIVSSSDDQVVLLADVDASMRDVADVYATLLRALTPKISGAVVCNSTPASGSEKRASKWRRRPVVSPTQSKATGPQQKAQRQSVATPADKSADDSPDELDSLLPLHQPAGPTMEAAMAMLPLHRDGVAGYQGQLNRLYTAEGAHSVAQRRLYEAILRAYQQHRIHPVHMAAVEYAVGLPLLDLRRSDGGIAKDRSSESLTSEGEVPVDLIFAQAGAAHAQHREVIALLELITPTTARGLLALTRELRQMQGLLDREDDEAVFAGALNGTGPPCTSPVFLSAVDAAVLGCVVDELRWRQWQHSVLPSKDSKDSSDPVPLSAAGAAPSELVTALMLARRHKSRGDSSSTPTEDGGPALEDARGIAHYMAFCAAPERAAGNARSKRRSSVQGSSGSQASEAEDLFHLTDVPLMPSNASGTSPLAAAGSDDSDVGLKVAHELAALFSKRHPQNADGGDDGAAAMLADIYLDDDEGRGAGKFGGDSNKEAMRSIRRELEYLQAVKQQRMWELMMRFELQKERSAGNDSSGSRPAKWGVAGEHSGDGGALLPSIDPDRLTFEVKSGSPAWYGMEAAKRVHNILRRRARPDQIIVGGGPHGGSVGIELSRRTAQPAPSTAGSSKTGNVGSGLPSPEDEGYARSSGEEEALYTLRPYASNQQPNRTDGRATPSIAPLPPLRQHGLSRAQQWHAARAGGVAARCEDQVPLSNPYTQDGSFAGHGYNTTLMAAARYLSPRDVLSLNAYGHMASGGAYDYSDTNQPLYTAGGLIDQVLAYREALMHAAGRVVPMPSSTYSNGAPYCLPLSSSSAPSRQVGMSGNHPYDPQDRQPPSPVPLPEVTSWVYGVPETHASSLVQQQIISSQQQQDTLLFMPRYDRSLLAEVEGRQRARVPPAVPSALVRGHGFLAGAAAGASPYTTPAALAAHRLQAMLSVSMGNPSIATAGRGTALLPTRGYTLHPRRCDSVAAAPPLSSESPSTKQALARANAASAGVDSTVPSSQTSLGATGGGEVRQPHCESFAFDGKDPNLLDRTLGPQEDGPS from the coding sequence ATGGGCTCGGTCGCCCATGGCaatggcagtgctgctgcccgtaGCCCCGCTCCGCCTTCCACAACCACGTTCTCAGCCAATGCCGACACTCCCATCGCGGAGACGGAGGCGGGCGCAGGCACCTTCTCATcaaccgccgctgcagcgacgctggACTTGCCACaaagtgaggaggaggtgacgaaCTATGTGCTCTATGACGGGTTGCCGCACGTCGGCCCCGCCTCGCGCCGggcccagcagcggcagagcgaGGCCTACTACCGGTTCCAGCACCGCATTCACGAGCGCACCGAGGCCGCGCACGCGTTGGTACTGTCCGCCAAcccgctgtcgctctctgTCATGGACTCCCAGCTGCGCCTGTACCGCTGGCGCGTGACGCAGGCACAAACACTCACTGAGGCCACCTCCATCTTGCAGGACTACGTTGTCGAGACGGCAAAACACGGCTACCGTGTGCGCCGTCGTGCGTCACCGCTCAGACAGAGTCGCTACGCGCATGGACGTGGGCGTGCTACGCTGAAGCAGAgggcgcaggaggagctggagaggTTGGGTCTCAAGGACACCGTACAAGACAGCGCTGGGGCGTCTGCGGATGGCACTCGTATGGGCAGGGGGGCTATCGCTGCCAGGAGACACCCCAATGACAGCGGTGCCTCCGACAGGCATCCAGACCaagaagcggaggaggaggaagaggaagggctgGACGACGCGGCCCTCAAGGATGACGTGGAgagcgcgctgccgccgccaccgcctgacacgctgccgcggctggtTCTCGTGGACGCCTTCACCCACGAGGACCTCGGCGACATTGCCCGCCACGTGCGCTTTGTTGACCAGGAGTACGGGCTGGAGATGCTGCTCGTGCTCCTGCTTCCCAATGATGCCGGGATGATGACTGTGTCGATGCAGGGCGCAGGCTTTGTCGTAACCCCAACGCACCACATCACGATGGAAGATGCCTACGCAGCCGGGTACGACCTTGTGTTGGCGCACAGCATGGACAATCTCCTCGTCGACTTCTTCACGAGCGAGTTTGTGTCGTCGGTGGGACGGTGGCGCAACGACGTGCGCTCcaaggcagcggtgggcaaCTACATGAGTCTACGCagcgtcctcctcggcggGCTGGACATGGATGCCCTTCAGCGTCTCGCCTGGGATAACCGGGTTGACGACGCCGGGGTACTAGAGGTGCTTGGAGCCCAGTCGCTCTCCACGCAGGGCGGAGCTCAACGCTACGGCGAGGCTAGCCGGAAtctactgcagcagcagggaggTGCCGAGGCTGAAGTCGGCGCCAAGTGTTCCGGCAGTGGAgcgagtcgctgcagccgcagcggctctgTCGAGTCCGACGCTGACCTCGCTCAGAGCCAGGGTGAGCCAATTCTTGGCGTGGgcgtgccgcggctgcgcaggcgcCCAACGAGTGTGGCGCACTTTGGGGTTCGTCTGCCGGCTAATCAACACGCACTGCATGAGCCCATTTTGAGCTTCTCCACTAAAAGAGACGTCTTCGCTAGTGTGATGACGCAGGAGGTGTATCCCTGGTACTCACActctcgtcgtcgctgtcatACCAGCGAAGTAGGAGACGGGGCGGGcggcgccgaggacgacgtggACGTGTcgaagcaccagcagcgcctcctaCAAGAGGCACTAGAGAAAGAGCTGGGCCGTTTGCTGGCCGAGAACGAAAGCAAGCAGGCGTCCATCGATGCCATGcaagaagaggtggagcggctgcATCGCACCGTAGCCGTCCTCCGACGACACCACTCTGGTGCTCCTGGCGCGGCCGGCGACGGTGTCAACGCGAAAACCCTTCCGGAGCGCCCCGACAGCGGCTCAACAGTGCACCTtagcaagcagcagcaggtgtaTATCCTCAAGGAGCGGCTGGAGATGGCGAATGACCGAATTATGACCCTTCTGAAAGGTGGGCGACCTAGCGGAGCCCCCACGTCCCCCCGTCGGCGTGGCGGACGTCGGTTCAGCGGCGGGAGCCGACGCCCTGGCGGTGGCCGTGCGGGAATTACCGCCCAATCACCAGAGCAGACGTCTCGCTCGAGGACGTATTCCCCGCTTCTCATCAACGCCATCGTGCGGGAGGCGGAGCAGATGACCGCGCTGGACTCGGACGCCAACCTCTCGCTCACTCAGCTGGAGCTTCACCTTCAGGAGATGAAGGCCGCCTCTAACAACGCCGCCAGCAAAGCAGCGGCCGGCCAAAAGCAGCGCAGggagcgcgaggcggcggacCGGGTAATTCGCTCTCTCCAACTGGAGctcaaggagctgcaggggCGCCTGGACGATACGGACTTCGGTAACAGCcagacggcggcagagagctCTGATgggctgcaggcgcgcatgGCGGGTCGCTTGCAGgccgcgctggaggtgctggaggcaCAGACTCTGCGCATCCGGCAtctggaggagctgcggcagatggatcagctgctgctgagcgccaCCCTCAGTCAAGAAAGTGCGAAGGGCCAGAAGAAGGGTGCCGGTAGCAATCGCAGCCCTACCGCGGGCATCGTCGGCGCCTCAGACAACACGGACGATGGGGACCGGaacagcagctccagcgcggACGTCGACGAGGTCGACGCTCTCGCAAGCAGGCGCGGTGCCGCTCGAGGTCACAGGGCACAGCGCCCGCGCGCCACAAGTAAGAAGGCAGCCAAGCCGCGCTTTGGGGTAGAATCCGTGCCGGCTggcaaaaagggggtggctggcagtggtgctggagcggcggcgtcgacgtACTTCACGAAGGGGGGTGCCAACGCAGTAAAGGTCATCGATAGCGACAGCACCCAAAGGGAGGGTATGGAGGAGGCTGTCGCGCGACGCACCGAGGCTGCCGTGCAGGACGCCGTGACCTCCCTCCAACGCTCCCatcgccagcagctcgctgctctcctccagGTGTGCAAGACGCAACTCACCCGGGTAGCACTGAAGCTTCAGAAGCCCTCCACCAGTGCgtacgcagcgctgctgcaggaggagctctCCCGTGCAGAGCAGGACCGGCACAGTGCGTGGATGCGTCTGCAGTTTACGCTGAATGGCCTTGGCCCGGACCAGTACGATGCGACGCTCGCGAACGGAGCGTTatcctcagcagcagcagcgacagcgcctcTCGGCGCTCTGACGGCCATGGTGACCCCCGGCCTGGATGCGACCGacatcgctgcagctgctggtcCTCTCGATGGTGCCAATGCGGTCCCGATCGGTGCGGTGACGGACCCGCAGGTGCGATGCGTGGCTGCAAGCATCGCGCGCGAGTACGCGGCGTATGGTCTGCGCGTCGCCTACATGACCAGCGAGCTCCAACGCGTGAAGCAGGCCATGATGACCTCGCAAGGGCATCAGCCGGAgtccgcagccgcagcgatgcCCGTCGTTGCGGATGTCTCACCCGAGCAACTTCTCTCCGCTTGCCAGGCAGCCAAGACTTACGTACAGGCCACGATCGAGGGGTGTGGGTCGACTCAAGCTTATCTTGAGGCTGTGCAAGCAGAACTCGTcaccgagcagcagcttcgcccCTGGTGTGACGTGAAAAGTCAGCAGCTTTTCAGTGCAGCGCACACAACGCCGTCGCCCTCTTGCATGGTGCTCGTGCCGTCCACGCTGCACCTGGCCGCATCCAcgtccagcgctgctggcacaCAGAACCATGCCCTAGACAACGCGCCTCCCTGGATAGTGTCCTCGAGTGATGACCAGGTAGTGCTGCTTGCGGACGTGGATGCGAGCATGCGTGATGTCGCAGACGTGTatgccacgctgctgcgtgcacTGACACCGAAAATCAGTGGGGCTGTTGTGTGCAACTCTACCcccgccagcggcagcgagaaGCGCGCCTCCAAGTGGCGCAGGAGGCCTGTAGTCTCGCCGACGCAGTCCAAAGCGACTGGGCCGCAGCagaaggcgcagcgccaaTCTGTCGCCACGCCAGCCGACAAGAGTGCCGACGACTCCCCGGATGAGTTGGACTCCCTTCTACCCCTTCACCAGCCTGCTGGGCCCACCATGGAAGCAGCTATGGCCATGTTGCCCCTTCACCGAGATGGCGTGGCCGGCTATCAGGGACAGCTAAACCGCCTCTACACCGCCGAAGGAGCCCACAGTGTCGCGCAAAGGCGGCTCTATGAGGCAATCCTTCGCGCctaccagcagcaccgcattcACCCAGTGCacatggcggcggtggagtaTGCGGTGGgtttgccgctgctggaccTTCGCCGCAGCGATGGTGGCATCGCGAAGGACAGGTCGAGTGAGTCGCTTACCTCGGAGGGCGAGGTGCCGGTGGACCTCATTTTTGCCCaggcaggcgctgcgcacgcgcagcatcGCGAGGTGATCGCGCTTCTGGAGCTCATTACGCCTACGACAGCGCGAGGGCTGCTCGCACTTACAAGGGAACTACGACAGATGCAAGGCCTGCTCGATCGCGAGGATGATGAAGCCGTCTTCGCTGGAGCTCTCAACGGAACTGGTCCACCGTGCACCTCACCGGTGTTCTTATCCGCCGTGGATGCAGCAGTGCTCGGATGCGTCGTTGAtgagctgcggtggcggcagtggcagcactcTGTGCTACCAAGCAAGGACAGCAAGGACTCCTCTGACCCCGTGCCACTTtcggctgctggcgctgcgcctaGCGAGCTCGTTACGGCGCTAATgctggcgcgccgccacAAGAGTAGAGGTGACAGCAGTAGCACCCCCACCGAGGACGGTGGTCCGGCTCTAGAAGATGCCCGGGGCATTGCTCACTACATGGccttctgcgctgcgccagagCGGGCCGCTGGCAACGCTCGCTCGAAGCGGAGATCATCTGTGCAGGGGTCCAGTGGATCGCAGGCGTCTGAGGCAGAAGACCTGTTTCACCTAACCGACGTGCCGTTGATGCCGAGCAATGCGAGCGGCACCAGTCCCTTGGCCGCggccggcagcgacgactCCGATGTTGGCCTCAAGGTTGCACacgagctggcggcgctctTTAGCAAGCGTCATCCGCAAAACGcggatggcggtgatgacgGGGCCGCAGCGATGCTTGCAGACATCTATCTCGATGACGACGAGGGCAGGGGAGCGGGCAAGTTTGGCGGAGACTCGAACAAGGAGGCGATGCGCAGTATCCGGCGAGAACTGGAGTATCTGCAGGCAGTGAAGCAACAGCGCATGTGGGAGCTCATGATGCGGTTCGAGTTGCAGAAGGAGCGTAGCGCTggcaacgacagcagcggcagccgcccgGCGAAGTGGGGCGTTGCTGGTGAGCAcagtggcgatggcggtgccCTGCTGCCCTCCATCGACCCCGACCGTCTCACCTTCGAGGTAAAATCTGGTAGTCCTGCGTGGTACGGGATGGAGGCTGCAAAACGGGTGCACAAcatcctgcgccgccgcgcgcgtCCTGATCAGATCATCGTCGGTGGCGGTccgcacggcggcagcgttggCATCGAGCTCAGTCGCCGTACCGCGCAGCCGGCTCCAAGCACggcaggcagcagcaagacTGGCAATGTTGGCAGTGGTCTGCCGAGTCCGGAGGACGAGGGCTACGCACGCTCGTCtggtgaagaggaggcgtTGTACACCCTCAGGCCGTATGCGTCAAATCAGCAGCCCAATCGCACTGATGGGCGTGCCACTCCATCCATagcaccccttccccccctgCGCCAGCATGGGCTGTCACgggcgcagcagtggcacgcCGCCCGCGCcggcggtgttgctgctcgtTGCGAAGATCAGGTCCCCCTCAGCAATCCGTATACCCAGGACGGAAGCTTCGCCGGCCATGGCTACAACACCACGCTGATGGCAGCCGCGAGGTATTTGTCGCCGCGCGACGTCCTGAGTTTGAATGCCTACGGGCACATGGCCTCCGGCGGCGCTTACGACTACTCAGACACCAACCAGCCTCTCTACACCGCTGGTGGGCTTATCGACCAGGTCCTGGCGTACCGAGAGGCGCTGATGCACGCTGCCGGCCGCGTTGTGCCAATGCCATCCAGCACCTACTCCAACGGGGCCCCGTACTGCTTGCCACTCTCGTCATCGTCAGCGCCATCGAGGCAGGTCGGCATGTCTGGCAACCACCCCTACGACCCGCAAGACCGCCAACCGCCTtcaccggtgccgctgccggaggtGACTTCGTGGGTGTACGGCGTCCCTGAGACGCACGCCTCATCACTTGTACAGCAGCAGATCATTagctcgcagcagcagcaggataCGCTTCTCTTCATGCCCCGCTACGACCGCTCCCTGCTGGCCGAGGTCgaggggcggcagcgcgcgcgtgtgccacCAGCGGTGCCATCGGCACTGGTTCGCGGTCACGGCTTTCTGgctggtgcggctgccgGTGCCTCCCCCTACACCACGCCCGCTGCCCTTGCTGCTCATCGATTACAGGCAATGCTGAGCGTATCCATGGGTAACCCGTCCATCGCCACAGCTGGACGCGGCACGGCGCTTCTGCCGACGCGAGGCTATACTCTGCACCCACGGCGGTGCGACAGcgtcgcggcagcaccaccactttCATCGGAGTCGCCTTCGACAAAGCAAGCTCTGGCCAGAGCCAACGCCGCAAGCGCCGGCGTCGACAGCACTGTGCCCTCTTCGCAGACCAGCCTAGGGGCAacgggaggaggcgaagtcAGGCAGCCGCACTGTGAGTCCTTCGCGTTTGACGGGAAGGACCCGAACCTCCTTGATAGGACTCTGGGACCCCAGGAGGACGGTCCCTCGTGA